A genomic segment from Brevundimonas mediterranea encodes:
- the ffh gene encoding signal recognition particle protein encodes MFEALNERLTGVFDRITGRGALSEKDVAEAMREVRVALLEADVALPVVKEFIAFATERATGEEVIRSVKPADQVVKIVYDGLIEMLGGEEPVPLNTNATPPAVVLMAGLQGSGKTTTSAKLALRLTKFDRKKVMMASLDTRRPAAMEQLAQLGKQIDVAVLPIVAGESAVQITRRALQSAKLQGFDVLILDTAGRITLDEGLMNEVAEVAEIAKPVETLLVADSLTGQDAVRTAAAFHARLPLTGLVLTRADGDGRGGAMLSMRAVTGLPIKYLGAGEKVDALDVFDARRVAGRILGQGDIVALVEKASQDLDQAKAEKMARKLAKGQFDLDDLAGQLQQMKRMGGLQGIMGMLPGVAKMKGQMADSGVDDRMILRQEAIISSMTKVERKKPDLLNASRKKRIAAGAGVDVQDVNRVLKQHRQMADVVKQMARGGPKKMQQMAAMLGGLGGGGGIPGMPGMGGGPDLNRLKALGGGKTPEPSADDLKAIQDRLAGLGNPLGGGGQLPGGLPGLPGFPPKK; translated from the coding sequence ATGTTCGAGGCTCTGAACGAGCGGCTGACAGGCGTCTTCGACCGGATCACCGGCCGCGGCGCCCTGTCCGAAAAGGATGTCGCCGAGGCGATGCGCGAAGTGCGCGTGGCCCTGCTCGAGGCCGACGTCGCCCTGCCGGTCGTCAAGGAATTCATCGCCTTCGCCACCGAGCGCGCCACGGGCGAAGAGGTCATCCGTTCGGTCAAGCCGGCCGACCAGGTGGTCAAGATCGTCTATGACGGCCTGATCGAGATGCTGGGCGGCGAAGAGCCGGTCCCGCTCAACACCAACGCCACTCCGCCGGCCGTGGTGCTGATGGCCGGCCTTCAGGGCTCGGGCAAGACCACGACCTCGGCCAAGCTGGCGCTGCGCCTGACCAAGTTCGATCGCAAGAAGGTCATGATGGCCTCGCTGGACACGCGGCGTCCGGCCGCGATGGAACAGCTGGCCCAGCTGGGCAAACAGATCGACGTCGCCGTCCTGCCCATCGTGGCGGGCGAAAGCGCCGTCCAGATCACGCGCCGGGCGCTGCAATCCGCCAAGCTCCAGGGCTTCGACGTCCTGATCCTCGACACCGCCGGCCGCATCACCCTGGACGAGGGGCTGATGAACGAGGTGGCCGAGGTCGCCGAGATCGCCAAGCCGGTCGAGACCCTGCTGGTCGCCGACAGCCTGACCGGTCAGGACGCCGTCCGGACCGCCGCCGCCTTCCACGCCCGCCTGCCCCTGACGGGCCTGGTCCTGACCCGCGCCGATGGCGACGGTCGCGGCGGCGCCATGCTGTCGATGCGGGCCGTCACCGGCCTGCCGATCAAATACCTGGGCGCCGGCGAAAAGGTCGATGCGCTGGACGTGTTCGACGCCCGCCGCGTCGCCGGCCGCATCCTGGGCCAGGGCGATATCGTCGCCCTGGTCGAAAAGGCGTCGCAGGACCTGGACCAGGCCAAGGCCGAGAAGATGGCCCGCAAGCTGGCCAAGGGCCAGTTCGACCTGGACGACCTGGCCGGCCAGCTTCAGCAGATGAAGCGGATGGGCGGGCTTCAGGGCATCATGGGCATGCTGCCCGGCGTGGCCAAGATGAAGGGTCAGATGGCCGACAGCGGCGTCGACGACCGCATGATCCTGCGCCAGGAAGCCATCATCTCCTCGATGACCAAGGTCGAGCGCAAGAAGCCCGACCTGCTGAACGCCAGCCGCAAGAAGCGGATCGCCGCCGGCGCCGGCGTCGATGTCCAGGACGTGAACCGGGTTCTGAAACAGCACCGCCAGATGGCCGACGTGGTCAAGCAGATGGCGCGCGGCGGACCCAAGAAGATGCAGCAGATGGCCGCCATGCTGGGCGGCCTCGGCGGCGGCGGCGGCATCCCCGGCATGCCGGGCATGGGCGGCGGCCCCGATCTGAACCGATTGAAGGCCCTGGGCGGCGGCAAGACGCCGGAACCCAGCGCCGACGACCTGAAAGCCATCCAGGACCGCCTCGCGGGACTTGGAAACCCCCTCGGGGGCGGCGGACAACTTCCGGGAGGCCTTCCGGGCCTGCCGGGCTTCCCTCCCAAGAAATAA
- the rpsP gene encoding 30S ribosomal protein S16: MLKIRLARGGAKKRPYYHIVIADSHSPRDGKFIEKVGSYNPMLPKDGATPRVALKVERIAEWLGKGAQPTDRVARFLSQDETLGAKVKWTQSNNPNKAQPGKKAQERAAERAQREADRLEAEAAAKVEAAEAAARAKEEAAAAAAAPAVEEAPAEEAPAAEAAAEEAPAAEEATEEKTEA, encoded by the coding sequence ATGCTGAAGATTCGTCTGGCCCGCGGCGGCGCCAAGAAGCGCCCCTACTACCACATCGTCATCGCCGACTCGCACTCGCCCCGCGACGGCAAGTTCATCGAGAAGGTCGGCAGCTACAACCCGATGCTGCCCAAGGACGGCGCCACTCCGCGCGTCGCCCTGAAGGTCGAGCGTATCGCCGAATGGCTCGGCAAGGGCGCCCAGCCGACCGACCGCGTCGCCCGCTTCCTGTCGCAGGACGAGACCCTGGGCGCCAAGGTGAAGTGGACCCAGTCCAACAACCCGAACAAGGCCCAGCCCGGCAAGAAGGCGCAAGAGCGCGCCGCGGAACGCGCCCAGCGCGAAGCCGACCGCCTGGAAGCCGAAGCCGCCGCCAAGGTCGAGGCCGCTGAAGCCGCCGCCCGCGCCAAGGAAGAAGCCGCCGCCGCCGCGGCTGCTCCGGCTGTCGAAGAAGCCCCGGCTGAAGAAGCGCCCGCCGCTGAAGCCGCCGCCGAAGAAGCTCCGGCTGCTGAAGAAGCAACCGAAGAAAAGAC